GTTTGGACGGGGAATTGAGGCTGGGTGATGTCGGGCTGCATACGCTCCGATTTGGCACTTATGGCTATGCGCGCAGCAAGAGCGACACCGTCTATCACAGCAACAATCCGACGCTCAGCCAAGGCACCGGCCCCATCGAGTGTTTGTATTGCGGTTACCACACCGACATCCGGGACGACCTGCTGATGCCTTTCGATGCCGGGAACTTCTTTTCCGACCTGCGAGCGAACATCCCCAGGCAGTGGCAGACCTTCGACTACGTTTCGTACTTGACCTGGCTCCAGTCTCAGGAGGCGCAGGCGAACTATGCCATGGCGAATCCCATGAGGCCGCCGAACTACTGGAATCAGGTGATCATGGAAAACGGGGGATTCGACGTCTTGAAACAACCCGCGAGCAGCACTGTACGCGAACGGGTCTTGGGGGCGTACGCCCAGCTCGACTTCGGCGGCGACCTGAGCGACATGCCCTGGTCAGGCAATCTGGGGCTTCGTTACGTCTATACGACGCAGCGTTCGGAGGGTGAGCGGCGCAACCTGGAAGAGCTGGTCTACGCCGATGCAACGCTCTTTCAGGCCATCTACGGACCATCCACGCCGATGTCGGTGCCCAAGTCATACGGAAACATCCTGCCGAGCCTCAACCTCAGGCTGGATCCGATCGACGGGGAGCTGGTCTTGCGCGCGGGCTATTCCCGCAGTCTGACGCGGCCTACGCTGTCTCAGCTGCGGCCGCAGATTCTCTACGACACCAACCGGCCGGGCAACCTCAAGGCGAGCCAGGGCTCACCAACGCTCAAGCCATTCAACGCGGACAACTTCGATCTATCGGCAGAATGGTATTACGACCAAGCGAGCTATCTGGCCGTGGCGGGCTTTTACAAGCGGGTCGGCAACTTCATCGTCGAGACCGTAGGCCAGATGCCCGCCACGAAAGCGGACGGCGTCACTCCCGTGATGCTGCCGCCTCCGTACATGTCGCCGCCCGGGACACCGTCACCCGGACCCGCCGTGTACGACCTGCGGCAGCCGGTCAACCAGGAGAGTGCCAACATCTACGGCCTCGAAGTCTCGTGGCAACACACGTTCACCAGCCTGCCCACGCCGTTTGATGGGATGGGCGTGCTGGCGAACGTCACCTTCTCAGACAGCAACGCCCGGGTAGCGCAAGACGACAACGTCACTCGAACCTTCGCTCTCGAAGGCTTGAGCAACACCCAAAACCTGGTGGCCTTCTACGAAAAAGGGCCGGTGCAGGTACGTGCGGCTCTGAACAACCGCACCGGGTTCCTCGAGACCATCTCGGGCATCGGCGGCGAGCCCGTATTCGTCAAGGGCTACACGCAGCTCGATCTGAGCGGCAGTTTCGATATCACCGAACAATTCCAGGGTTTCTTTCAGGCGATCAACGTGACGGACGCCCGGATTGAAAAGCACGGGCGCTTCGAGAACCATTTCCTCGAGCTCAAGGATACCGGCGCTCGCTACGCCCTGGGTCTACGCGGAACCTTTTAGGAGGCTCCGCAAAATAACCGCTCCGACCGGGCGCGTTGCCGGAGTGCGATCGCGTGCGCGCCCGGAGGAAAAACCGCAGCAATAGCAGTGCTATTTCTTCATCGTCGCGCCCAGCCGACGTTCGGTGCGCCGGCGCCGCCAGGTCCTGGCCCAGACGTTCGACGCGGCGGCGCCGCCAGGTCCTGGCCCAAACGCGCAAGTCATTCTGGGACGGAGCCTAACCGCGGAGCCTCGCCCGGTTCGGGATGTTTCACCGGCCGTTTACAGCGATCGCTCCATCGACCGCCGTTTGGGCCATGGCATCGAGACTCCACGACGCGATGGCACAAACTTGCGAGGCAACTACACTGGAAGGAACGGAAGCTGCACACCGAGACATGAGTACCCGCTCGCAGACTTTGTTACGAAATCAGCGACGCAGGACACTACGTGTCATGTCGAACGGAGCCTGTGGAGCCGGCAGTACCGGGAGAGCTTGTGCAGGAACAAGCAGACGCAACCGGAAGGAAGGAATTTGAGAGGCCCGCAACCGGGAGCGCTGAATCATGGCCATCCGTGTGGTTTGCCAACGAGCCTCGGGCTGGTCGGGGCGCGGCAGCAGGCTTTGCGGCGGCTGCCGGTGTTTGCTATCGCCGCGCTCGTCCTGACAAGCCTCGCTGCCTGCAGCAGCGGCGGAACGGCAGGCGCGGCGGGACAAACCGGAGGCATCGCGGGCACTCCCCCGCCTCTGGGCGGCACAGGGGGGCTTGGTCCGCTACCCGCGGGGAGCCTCCTGCCGCCGCCACCGCCACCGTTCGGGGGAAGCACTGCGCCGCCGGTAGCAGGCATGCCCGCGTGCCCGCCGTTGCCGATAGCCGGGGGACTGCCGCCCACGCCGAACAACCGGCCGGACTGGGACAACCTCGACGTGCTGCGCGTCGGCACGCTCGGGCCACGCGCGAGCTTCTTCGCCTACCCGAGCGCCGAGCTCGCCGCGGCGCGCGATCCCGCGCCTTCACCCTGGTATCAGTCGCTCAACGGCGATTGGAAGTTCCAATGGTCGCCGAACCCCGGAGCGCGACCCGGGGACTTCTTTCAGCCGGGCTTCAACGATAGCGCCTGGCCCGTGCTGCCGGTGCCCTCCAACTGGCAGATTCACGGACACGGCGTGCCTATCTACGTGAACGTCAGCTATCCGTTTTCGCCGGCAAACCCGCCCAACATTCCTCACAACGACAATCCCGTGGGCTCGTACCGGCGCACGTTTCAGGTGCCGCCGAGCTGGCACTGCAGAAAGACCCATCTGCACTTTGCCGGCGTCTCGTCGGCTTTCTACGTCTGGGTCAACGGGCAAAAGGTGGGCTATGCCCAGGGCAGCCGCACCCCGGCGGAGTTCGATATCAGCCCCTACTTGCAGATGGGCGACAATCAGCTGGCCGTGGAGGTGTATCGCTACTCGGACGGCGCATACCTCGAAGACCAAGACTTCTGGCGCCTGAGCGGGATCTACCGCGACGTCTACCTGATTTCGCGTGGCAACGAGCACGTGCAAGACGTGTGGATCCGCACCGATCTGGATGCGGCCTACCAGAACGCTCGCTTGCAGGTCGACGTGACCTTCAACACCGTACCGCAGCCGGGAACGGTAGTGGAGTCGACCCTGTACGATGCCCTGGGGGGTGTGGTGGACCAACACGGCGGGCCCGCGGTCGGGCCCAGCCTTTCGTTCGAGCGCAGCATTGCCGCACCCGCGCTCTGGAGCGCAGAGATCCCCAACCTGTACACGCTGCTGCTGACGCTGAAGGACGCTCAAGGTGCGTCCGTCGAGTTCATCCCCTTGTACGTGGGCTTCCGCGAGGTCGAGTGGCAGGACGGCAGACTGCGCGTCAACGGGCAGGCGTTGCGGATCGCGGGCGTGAACCGCCACGAGCACGATCCCGATCGAGGTCACGCCGTGACGCGTGACTCCATGGTGCAGGACATCCTGCTGATGAAGCGTTCCAACGTCAACGCCGTGCGGACCTCGCACTACCCCAACGATCCTCTTTGGTATGAGCTCTGTGATCGATATGGCCTGTGGCTTGTAGACGAAGCCAACATCGAGTCGCACGGAATCGGCTACGACCCGGGGCGAACGCTCGCCAACAATCCGGCCTGGAAAGAGGCCCACATGGGCCGCACCGTGCGCATGGTCGAGCGCGACAAGAACCACCCCTCGGTGATCGTATGGTCGCTCGGCAACGAGGCAGGCGATGGCGTGAACACCGAGGCCACGTCGAACTGGATCCACGGCCGCGATCCCACCCGGCCGGTTCAATACGAACGTGCGGGCGGCAGGCCCCATACCGACTTCGTGGTCCCGATGTACTCGAGCGTGGGCTCGATCGAGAACCACGCCAAGGGCGGCGACAGGCGCTCGCTGATCATGTGCGAGTACTCCCATGCGATGGGCAATAGCAACGGCAACCTGTTCAAGTACTGGGACGTGATCGATCGCTACCCCAAGCTGCAAGGCGGTTTCATCTGGGATTGGGTCGATCAGGGGCTTCGCAAGGCCATCCCGCCGGAGCATCAGGGCAAGCCGCATTCGGTCAAGCGCATGGATTTCTGGGCCTACGGCGGCGATTACGGACCGCAAGGCACACCGAGCGACGGCAACTTCTGCATGAACGGCCTGGTGGATCCCGACCGGACGCCTCACCCGGGCTTGTTCGAGGTCAAGCACATCTACTCGCCGCTCAGATTGGAGCCCGTGAATCCGGGTATTGGCGCGTTTCGGCTGCACAACAACTACTCGTTTCGCAACCTGGGCGATATGGAGCTGCAGTGGCAGGTGCGCGTAGACGGCGCGGTCGTGCAGCAGGGAGGCACTCCCCTGCCGCCGGTTGCACCGGGTTCTTACCAGGACTTGTCCATCCCTTACCAGCCGCCCCCACTCGCGCCGGGAGGAGAAGCCACCCTGGACGTGCACATCGCCCTGGCCCAGGACACCACCTGGGCGCCCAGAGGGTACGCCGTCGATTCCTTTCAGCACATGATCGGCAAGCAACCCAAAGTGCCTGTCCCTCCCTTCGGCAACGTGAGCTTGGGGCAGGATCGGCGTAGCTTCATCGTCAGCGGCAACGGGTTCGAGATCGCCTTCGACCGCATGAACGGGCGCATCCGAAGGTGGAGCTACGGGGGTCAGAATATGCTCGAGGACGGCATCGTGCCGCACTTGTGGAGACCACCCACGGATAACGACCGTGGCTTCAGAATCGGCGACCGAATGGGCTCCTGGAAGCAGGCTCAAGGCTGGCAGGTCAACAACGTGACGGCCAACCAGATGAGCCCGACCGCGGTTCGCGTCCAGGTGCAGGCCAGGTTGCCCAACGTGGGAGGCAGCTACGCACTCGAATACGTGGTGCACGCGAGCGGCGACGTGATCGTGTCGGCCAACATGACGGGCGCTTCCGGCGAGCTGCCGCGGTTCGGGCTGAGCCTCACGCTGCCGCCCGGCTTCGAAAACGTTACCTGGTTCGGGCGCGGGCCCTACGAAACCTACTCGGACCGCAAGAGCGGCGCCTTGGTCGGTCGCTACCAGAGCACCGTCGACGATCTCTTCGTCAACTACTCGGAGCCCGGAGAAAACGGCAACCGCACCGATGTGCGCTGGGCTACGTTGGAGTCGCCGATGGGCGTCGGGTTGCTGGTCTCGGGCACGCCGATGTTCCAGTTCACGGCCCGCCACTACGCAGACGACCAGCTAGAAGGTGCTCGCCACTTCTACTCCATGACCTACGATCCCTCGGTCCACCTTCACCTGGACGGCGACATGATGGGCGTGGGCGGCGACAACAGCTGGGGCGCGATGCCCCACGGGGAGTTCCGTGTGCGAGCCGATGGTGGTCTCAGGTTCGAGGTTCGCCTGCGCCCCTATCGCGTCGGTCAGGTCCCGCCCGAGGTCTTGCACGGAGCGCCCCCTCAGTAGCTCACCGCGTCCGAGGGCACGTATCGTCGCCAAAGCGGGGCGGCGAAGCCTCCCGATGGCGCCAGCGCCCGACAGGGGTTGCTCGAGCGCCTGTCCCCCTGCGAGCATGCCGGTGGCGGCGGAAGAGCTGTCTTCGAGTGGGCCCTCAGGGCCCATAGCGCCGGCGCTGTTTGCTCGGGAGTTCGCGGTTAGACGACTTTGCGGTTAGACAACTTTGCGGTTAGACAACTTTGCGGTTAGACGACAATGAGGACTAATCCGGTGCGCGGCGGCCTGACACGGGCAGCCCTGCTGTGCGTTTCGCTTTGTCCGTGCGTAGCGCATGCGTCTGGAGCCGATCTGTTCGGCTTTGGTCCTCGCAGTCTGGGCATGGCGGGCGCTGGCGCGGCGCTGGGAGCCGGGATCGACGTCACCTATGCCAACCCTGCGCTGCTGGGTCTGGAGCGTGTTCAGTCCGCGTACGTGGGTTGGCAGCTCGCTCATTTCGAGCTGACGGCGAAAGGATCGAGCGCTGCTGCCGAGCAGGATCCGAGCAGCAGCTTCCTTTTCGGCGCGGTCGTACCGCTTCCGCTCCACGGGCCCCTCGAGCGGCGAGTGAGCCTCGGCATCGGCGCGCTCCTACCCAAGAGCGTGATCACACGAGTACGCCTCCTGTGGCCGGAGCGACCCCAGTTTCCGCTGCTGGTACCCCGCGCCCACAACCTTAACTTGAACTTGGGCCTTGGCGTGCGACTTGACGGAGGTTGGACCGTGGGCGCGGGAATCCTGGTTGCGGCCGGGCTGATGGGCCAGGTCGATGTCAACATGGGCGAAGACGGGAAGGTGCGCACCATCGTCGATGACGAGCTGCTCGCCAGCTTCGCTCCCAC
The nucleotide sequence above comes from Pseudomonadota bacterium. Encoded proteins:
- a CDS encoding TonB-dependent receptor, which encodes LDGELRLGDVGLHTLRFGTYGYARSKSDTVYHSNNPTLSQGTGPIECLYCGYHTDIRDDLLMPFDAGNFFSDLRANIPRQWQTFDYVSYLTWLQSQEAQANYAMANPMRPPNYWNQVIMENGGFDVLKQPASSTVRERVLGAYAQLDFGGDLSDMPWSGNLGLRYVYTTQRSEGERRNLEELVYADATLFQAIYGPSTPMSVPKSYGNILPSLNLRLDPIDGELVLRAGYSRSLTRPTLSQLRPQILYDTNRPGNLKASQGSPTLKPFNADNFDLSAEWYYDQASYLAVAGFYKRVGNFIVETVGQMPATKADGVTPVMLPPPYMSPPGTPSPGPAVYDLRQPVNQESANIYGLEVSWQHTFTSLPTPFDGMGVLANVTFSDSNARVAQDDNVTRTFALEGLSNTQNLVAFYEKGPVQVRAALNNRTGFLETISGIGGEPVFVKGYTQLDLSGSFDITEQFQGFFQAINVTDARIEKHGRFENHFLELKDTGARYALGLRGTF
- a CDS encoding DUF4981 domain-containing protein codes for the protein MPTSLGLVGARQQALRRLPVFAIAALVLTSLAACSSGGTAGAAGQTGGIAGTPPPLGGTGGLGPLPAGSLLPPPPPPFGGSTAPPVAGMPACPPLPIAGGLPPTPNNRPDWDNLDVLRVGTLGPRASFFAYPSAELAAARDPAPSPWYQSLNGDWKFQWSPNPGARPGDFFQPGFNDSAWPVLPVPSNWQIHGHGVPIYVNVSYPFSPANPPNIPHNDNPVGSYRRTFQVPPSWHCRKTHLHFAGVSSAFYVWVNGQKVGYAQGSRTPAEFDISPYLQMGDNQLAVEVYRYSDGAYLEDQDFWRLSGIYRDVYLISRGNEHVQDVWIRTDLDAAYQNARLQVDVTFNTVPQPGTVVESTLYDALGGVVDQHGGPAVGPSLSFERSIAAPALWSAEIPNLYTLLLTLKDAQGASVEFIPLYVGFREVEWQDGRLRVNGQALRIAGVNRHEHDPDRGHAVTRDSMVQDILLMKRSNVNAVRTSHYPNDPLWYELCDRYGLWLVDEANIESHGIGYDPGRTLANNPAWKEAHMGRTVRMVERDKNHPSVIVWSLGNEAGDGVNTEATSNWIHGRDPTRPVQYERAGGRPHTDFVVPMYSSVGSIENHAKGGDRRSLIMCEYSHAMGNSNGNLFKYWDVIDRYPKLQGGFIWDWVDQGLRKAIPPEHQGKPHSVKRMDFWAYGGDYGPQGTPSDGNFCMNGLVDPDRTPHPGLFEVKHIYSPLRLEPVNPGIGAFRLHNNYSFRNLGDMELQWQVRVDGAVVQQGGTPLPPVAPGSYQDLSIPYQPPPLAPGGEATLDVHIALAQDTTWAPRGYAVDSFQHMIGKQPKVPVPPFGNVSLGQDRRSFIVSGNGFEIAFDRMNGRIRRWSYGGQNMLEDGIVPHLWRPPTDNDRGFRIGDRMGSWKQAQGWQVNNVTANQMSPTAVRVQVQARLPNVGGSYALEYVVHASGDVIVSANMTGASGELPRFGLSLTLPPGFENVTWFGRGPYETYSDRKSGALVGRYQSTVDDLFVNYSEPGENGNRTDVRWATLESPMGVGLLVSGTPMFQFTARHYADDQLEGARHFYSMTYDPSVHLHLDGDMMGVGGDNSWGAMPHGEFRVRADGGLRFEVRLRPYRVGQVPPEVLHGAPPQ